One genomic segment of Mytilus galloprovincialis chromosome 5, xbMytGall1.hap1.1, whole genome shotgun sequence includes these proteins:
- the LOC143074933 gene encoding uncharacterized protein LOC143074933, producing MTFQTWLIPTYTSLQMILKFLTQLVRKKIKLNYKVTLNKLSQWSDTWLLKFHSDKCKHMHIGKPGPEPDSKYTLKSTILQKVTEEKDIGVIIDAELNFEKHISEKVNKANSMFALLRRTFQYLDTDTFVPLYKTLVRTHLEFASSVWHPYKIKYVDMIENVQRRATKQLPGLKNLTYSERLQKLKLPSLNFRRVRGDMIELYKTLNGKYDKEAAQFVKLWKDMTTRTGSRGNSLKIFPQRARTELRRNAFALRVVKTWNTLPEIIVTSPTTNTFKNRLDKYWKNQTMMYEDYKSPITGSGEDLDIETDD from the coding sequence atgACCTTCCAAACCTGGTTGATTCCGACGTATACCTCTTTGCAGATGATACTAAAATTTTTAACACAATTAGTCAGAAAGAAGATAAAACTCAATTACAAAGTGACTTTAAATAAACTATCGCAATGGAGTGATACCTGGCTATTAAAGTTTCACTCCGACAAGTGCAAACATATGCACATAGGTAAACCGGGACCGGAACCAGACTCAAAATATACACTGAAATCGACAATACTACAAAAAGTTACTGAAGAAAAAGACATTGGAGTAATTATTGACGCTGAATTAAATTTCGAAAAACATATAAGTGAGAAAGTTAATAAGGCAAATTCCATGTTTGCACTACTGAGAAGAACTTTTCAATATTTAGATACAGATACCTTTGTACCACTATACAAGACACTCGTTAGAACACATTTAGAATTTGCAAGCTCAGTATGGCatccatataaaataaaatatgttgataTGATTGAAAATGTGCAGCGCCGGGCAACTAAACAACTACCAGGATTAAAGAATTTAACATACTCAGAaagactgcaaaaattgaaactaCCATCTCTAAATTTTAGACGAGTCCGAGGTGACATGATTGAATTATATAAAACACTGAATGGAAAATATGATAAAGAGGCGGCACAATTTGTTAAATTATGGAAGGATATGACAACACGAACAGGGTCACGCGGCAACAGTCTGAAAATATTTCCACAGAGAGCAAGAACAGAATTAAGGAGGAATGCCTTTGCTCTACGAGTGGTAAAAACATGGAATACACTACCCGAAATTATAGTAACATCACCAACCACAAATACATTTAAGAATAGACTAGACAAATACTGGAAGAACCAAACAATGATGTACGAAGACTATAAATCACCAATCACCGGAAGTGGAGAAGATTTAGATATAGAGACTGATGATTGA